The Thermodesulfovibrionia bacterium genome includes a window with the following:
- a CDS encoding DUF3842 family protein, with amino-acid sequence MLKIAVIDGQGGGIGSLIVKRLRAEFKDSIEITALGTNSAATAGMMKAGADKGASGENAILWNAGRVDVITGPISIMLPNAMLGELTPLMAEALSSSEAKKILIPLNQEQVDIVGFVKEPLPHLVDKLMEKIKEIVNHV; translated from the coding sequence ATGTTAAAGATCGCTGTTATAGACGGACAGGGCGGGGGGATAGGAAGCCTTATCGTAAAGAGGCTGAGGGCTGAGTTTAAAGACTCGATAGAGATAACCGCTCTCGGCACGAACTCTGCCGCAACGGCCGGCATGATGAAGGCAGGCGCTGACAAGGGCGCAAGCGGTGAGAATGCTATCCTGTGGAACGCAGGTAGAGTGGATGTGATCACAGGCCCGATTAGCATCATGCTCCCTAACGCCATGCTCGGAGAGCTTACCCCTTTAATGGCCGAGGCGCTTTCATCAAGCGAAGCAAAGAAGATATTGATCCCGTTAAACCAGGAGCAGGTAGATATAGTAGGCTTTGTAAAAGAGCCCCTGCCCCACCTTGTTGATAAATTAATGGAAAAGATAAAGGAGATAGTTAACCATGTGTGA
- a CDS encoding CooT family nickel-binding protein → MCEANAYIDQDGKEELYLENVDIIRLEDGRVYMKNLFGEQKFFEGKIEEISLIKHKIILKK, encoded by the coding sequence ATGTGTGAAGCCAACGCTTATATCGATCAGGACGGCAAGGAAGAACTCTATCTTGAGAATGTGGACATCATCAGGCTCGAAGACGGCAGGGTCTACATGAAGAACCTTTTTGGAGAACAGAAGTTCTTCGAGGGAAAGATAGAAGAGATCTCCTTGATAAAGCACAAGATAATACTTAAGAAATAG
- a CDS encoding biotin/lipoate A/B protein ligase family protein, with translation MNFTRIIIQEENNAFYNMALDEAICEAVRNDLSPPTLRIYKWERPTLSLGYFQKISDIDMDYCRSNNYPVVRRLTGGRAILHESELTYSFSAKKGSLLFNGELHNDYTVISNALVEGLKLCGVDAEISFTRKRATDQKSPACFKVVSYGEVTVDNKKVIGSAQKRYKDGFLQHGSLLLDFNEAELQNVLKCSSKDDFSGIGSINGYADKTSYIELVRGMKKAFAKVLDTKMITDEPTGYELKAGKELESKKYSSDEWNAMR, from the coding sequence ATGAACTTCACCCGAATAATTATCCAGGAGGAGAATAACGCCTTTTATAACATGGCGCTTGATGAGGCTATATGCGAGGCTGTGAGAAATGATCTCTCCCCCCCTACCCTGCGTATCTATAAATGGGAAAGGCCGACGCTGAGCCTGGGTTACTTCCAGAAGATTTCTGATATCGACATGGACTACTGCAGAAGCAATAATTATCCTGTCGTAAGAAGGCTCACAGGAGGCAGGGCGATCCTGCATGAATCTGAACTTACCTACAGCTTCTCAGCCAAGAAAGGCTCTCTCCTGTTTAATGGTGAATTGCATAATGACTACACAGTTATCAGCAATGCGCTGGTTGAAGGATTGAAACTCTGCGGTGTTGATGCAGAGATATCCTTCACAAGAAAGAGAGCCACTGACCAGAAGAGCCCTGCGTGCTTCAAGGTGGTCTCTTATGGTGAAGTGACCGTAGACAATAAAAAGGTCATCGGCAGCGCGCAGAAACGTTACAAGGACGGATTCCTTCAGCACGGCTCTCTGCTTCTTGATTTTAATGAAGCAGAACTTCAAAATGTGCTCAAGTGCAGCAGCAAGGACGACTTCAGTGGTATCGGCTCAATAAATGGATATGCAGATAAGACATCTTATATAGAACTTGTCAGAGGAATGAAAAAGGCATTTGCAAAAGTCCTTGATACAAAGATGATAACAGACGAACCTACAGGCTATGAGCTAAAAGCCGGAAAGGAGCTTGAGTCAAAGAAATATTCAAGCGATGAATGGAATGCAATGCGATAA
- a CDS encoding thioredoxin domain-containing protein, whose protein sequence is MKRWKSFVVSALLLVPLLFTVACADEARLKKIEDEQASILNRLAAIEETQKKILGAMQPQRPQVDYNKVYNLPIGASSVKGDKGGAVTIVEFSDFQCPYCSKLQPTLNEVLQAYPKGVKFVFKDFPLSFHKQAKNAAVAARAAGEQGKFWEMHDLLFENFNKLTDDSYKEFAAKLGLDGNKFMADFSSNKYDQLIQQDIDLAGTADVNGTPTLFINGKRMQGRSMDDFKAAIDGILKK, encoded by the coding sequence ATGAAAAGATGGAAAAGTTTTGTTGTTTCTGCACTGCTCTTGGTCCCGCTTTTATTCACAGTAGCCTGTGCTGATGAAGCGAGGCTCAAGAAGATAGAAGATGAGCAGGCAAGTATACTTAACAGGCTGGCGGCTATTGAAGAGACCCAGAAGAAGATATTGGGTGCGATGCAGCCGCAAAGGCCTCAGGTTGATTATAACAAGGTTTACAATCTGCCGATCGGCGCTTCATCTGTCAAAGGTGATAAAGGCGGCGCTGTGACCATTGTTGAATTCTCGGATTTCCAATGCCCTTACTGTTCCAAACTTCAGCCTACGCTTAATGAAGTATTGCAAGCTTATCCCAAGGGAGTCAAATTTGTATTCAAGGACTTCCCACTCTCGTTTCACAAACAGGCAAAAAATGCTGCTGTAGCAGCGCGCGCGGCAGGGGAGCAGGGTAAATTCTGGGAGATGCATGACCTGCTTTTTGAGAACTTCAATAAGCTGACCGATGACAGTTATAAAGAATTTGCAGCTAAGCTCGGGCTTGATGGAAATAAATTCATGGCTGACTTCAGCAGTAATAAATATGACCAGCTTATTCAGCAGGATATAGACCTCGCCGGAACTGCTGATGTAAACGGCACTCCGACACTCTTTATTAACGGCAAGAGGATGCAGGGCAGGTCTATGGATGACTTTAAGGCAGCGATCGACGGGATACTGAAGAAGTAG
- a CDS encoding ParB/RepB/Spo0J family partition protein → MKPALGKGLSALIPEQKQSSGILELDINIITPNEYQPRRFFDDKALDDLVSSIREKGVIQPVIVRRISDRAYELIAGERRWRASKKAGLDKIPAIVKEAAPAEALELALIENIQREDLNPLETAEAFQRLIKDFSLTHDELSKKVGKDRATVTNYLRILKLPSEVKRWIAEGSLSIGHAKALLQIDDPIAQTAAARKIIKNGLSVREAEALSKKTSNSRPKPKASRDPQIASLEEKLIQSLGTKVRLIHKSKKGGKIEIEYYSLEELDRLLEILT, encoded by the coding sequence ATGAAACCGGCACTGGGTAAAGGACTCTCAGCTCTTATCCCTGAACAGAAGCAGAGCAGCGGGATACTTGAGCTTGATATAAACATCATAACACCTAACGAATACCAGCCCAGAAGGTTCTTTGACGACAAGGCGCTTGACGACCTTGTCTCTTCGATCAGGGAAAAAGGTGTGATTCAGCCGGTTATCGTAAGGCGTATATCTGACAGAGCTTATGAGCTTATAGCAGGTGAGAGAAGATGGCGCGCATCCAAAAAAGCAGGCCTTGATAAGATACCTGCCATTGTAAAGGAGGCTGCTCCTGCGGAAGCGCTTGAGCTTGCCCTTATCGAGAACATCCAGAGAGAGGATCTGAATCCTCTTGAGACTGCCGAGGCGTTTCAGAGGCTTATCAAAGACTTCAGCCTGACGCATGACGAACTCTCAAAGAAGGTCGGCAAAGACAGGGCTACCGTCACAAACTACCTGAGGATACTCAAGCTGCCTTCAGAGGTAAAGAGATGGATCGCTGAAGGCTCATTAAGCATAGGCCATGCAAAGGCGCTGCTTCAGATAGATGACCCTATAGCACAGACAGCAGCTGCCAGAAAGATTATCAAGAACGGCCTTAGCGTAAGAGAGGCAGAGGCGCTAAGCAAAAAGACCTCGAATTCACGCCCGAAGCCAAAGGCATCAAGAGACCCGCAGATAGCCTCGCTTGAGGAGAAGCTCATACAGAGCCTCGGGACAAAGGTGCGCCTTATCCACAAAAGCAAAAAAGGCGGCAAGATCGAGATAGAGTATTATTCGCTTGAGGAACTCGACAGGCTGCTTGAGATACTGACGTAG
- a CDS encoding ParA family protein produces MSRVIAVSNQKGGVGKTTTAINIAASLAQMAGKNVLLIDADPQGNSTSGFGIDRDNLSGSLYDIYTGSRNISEVICNSQIDRLKIIPSNIDLIGAELELAAKEGREVILKDAIATARADYDFILIDCPPSLSLLTLNALVAADSLLIPMQCEYFALEGIGALYKTFNLIRSTFNPNLEIEGILLTMFDGRNSLAHQVADELRKHFGDKVYNTRIPRNITLAEAPSHGKPAILYDINSKGAQSYMELTKEIVGNETGTG; encoded by the coding sequence ATGTCAAGAGTAATTGCGGTATCCAATCAGAAGGGCGGCGTCGGAAAGACAACAACAGCCATTAATATAGCTGCGTCATTGGCCCAGATGGCCGGCAAGAATGTCCTGCTCATAGATGCCGACCCACAGGGCAATTCAACAAGCGGCTTCGGTATAGACAGGGATAACCTTAGCGGCAGCCTCTATGATATTTACACAGGATCAAGAAATATTTCCGAAGTTATCTGTAATTCCCAGATTGACAGGCTAAAGATCATCCCGTCAAATATAGACCTCATAGGCGCTGAACTGGAACTTGCGGCAAAAGAGGGCAGAGAGGTTATTCTTAAAGATGCCATTGCTACTGCCAGGGCTGATTATGATTTCATACTGATCGACTGCCCGCCTTCACTCAGCCTTTTAACACTTAACGCGCTGGTTGCAGCTGACAGCCTCTTGATCCCGATGCAGTGTGAGTACTTCGCGCTGGAAGGCATAGGGGCATTATACAAGACCTTTAATCTGATAAGGAGCACCTTCAACCCTAATCTGGAGATAGAGGGCATACTCCTTACAATGTTCGATGGGAGGAATTCTCTTGCACACCAGGTCGCAGATGAGTTGAGAAAGCACTTTGGAGACAAGGTGTATAATACCAGGATCCCAAGGAACATAACGCTTGCCGAGGCTCCAAGCCACGGCAAGCCCGCAATATTGTATGATATCAACTCCAAGGGCGCTCAAAGCTACATGGAACTTACAAAGGAGATAGTTGGCAATGAAACCGGCACTGGGTAA